A segment of the Synechococcus sp. CBW1002 genome:
GCCGTCGTTGCTGAGCAGCAGGGCGCCGCGGCTGTCGGCATCGAGACGGCCCACCGGATGCAGGCCATCGCCTTGACGCCAGGCCAGGGGCAGCAGGTCCATCACGGTGGTGCGCCCGTGGGGATCGTGACAACTGCAGAGCACCCCCACGGGTTTGTTGAGCAGCAGAACCCGCGCCGGCAGCCGCTCGCCAAGACGATGGCCATCCAGCTCGACCCGGTCCAGCTGCGGGTCAGCCCGCTCGCCCAGCTCCGCCACGACGCCATTGACCCGCACCCGCCCCTGGCGCAGCCAGTCTTCGGCCCGGCGGCGCGACCCCAGACCAGCGGCGGCGATCAGTTTCTGCAACCGTTCGGCGGCCATGGCAAGGGGTGAGCGGCCCTGCGCCCATTGTCCTGCGCGCAAGGCGGAACGATTCCGGAATTTGATGGTAGGTTTACGAAACAGGCAAGTTTCCTAACTCCGCCACCCCATGCCTTCCCTCTCCCTGGTTGCCACCGCCGGCTCCGCCACGGGGCCCCACGGCGATCTGGTGCGCTCCTACCTGCGCGACATCGGCCGGGTACCACTGCTCACCCACGAGCAGGAGATCACCCTCGGCCGTCAGGTCCAGGAGCTGATGGCCCTCGAAGAACTCCGCGAGGAACTCACTCTGCGTTGCGGCGGCCAGCCGCCCAGTGAGGAGCAGCTGGCCGTTGAAGCCAGTCTCACGGTGGCCCTGCTCAAGCGCCGGCTCGCCAACGGCCGCCGCGCCAAGGAGCGGATGGTGGCCGCCAACCTGCGGCTGGTGGTGAGTGTGGCGAAGAAGTACACCAAGCGGAACATGGAACTGCTGGATCTGATCCAGGAGGGCACGATCGGGCTGGTGCGGGGCGTGGAGAAATTCGATCCCACCCGCGGCTACAAGTTCTCCACCTACGCCTACTGGTGGATCCGCCAGGGGATCACCCGGGCGATCGCCGAAAAGAGCCGCACGATCCGCCTGCCGATCCACATCACCGAGACCCTCAACAAGCTCAAGAAGGGGCAACGGGAGCTCAGCCAGGAGCTGGGCCGCACCCCCACCGTCACCGAGCTGGCGGTGTTTGTCGAACTGCCGGAAGACGAGGTCAAGGAGCTGCTCTGCCGGGCCCGCCAGCCGGTCAGCCTGGAAACCAAGGTGGGCGACAGTGAGGACACCGAACTGCTCGACCTGCTGGCCGGCGATGGCGTGCTGCCCGAGGAGCTGGTCGATGGCGAGTGCCTGCGGGGCGATCTGAGCTCCCTGCTGGAGCAGTTGCCGGAACTGCAGGGACGGGTGTTGAAGATGCGGTTCGGCATCGACGGTAACGAGCCGATGAGCCTCACCCTGATCGCCAAGACCCTCGGCATGAGCCGCGACAAAACCCGCAACATCGAGCGGCGAGCTTTGGAGGGAATCCGTTCCCGCTCCGAGCTGCTGCAGGGATACCTGGTGGCCTGATCGATTCCTCAGAACAGCTGGATGCCGAAGCACTGGACTTCGAAGAACAGATCTTCGAAGAACTGGACTTCAGAAAAGTGAATGGAGAACAATCCCGCCTCAGAAAAACTGGTCGAAGTTGTCGAAGTCCACGGCTTTGAAGCTGCCATTCTCCACCTGTTCCATCAGGCGCTCCAACTGCACCCACAGGGCTCCCGCTGTCAGCATCGACAGCACGAACGACACCAACAGGGCGGCACCGGCGGAGAATCCGAACACCTGCAGGCTGCCGCCGATGAACAGGGTCACGCCGATCACCAGGCCGGTATAGGGCAGGGTGGTTTCCCATTGGCCCAGCGGCAGGAGTTTGAGGCGGTCCTGCTTCCAGCCATCGAGGCGATTCTGCACCAGCCGGGCGAAGGTGAGCCCGCACAGCACCGCGATCGCCAGACCGGCACCGGCCAGCAGGTACGGAGGCTGCACCAGGGTGGCGTACTCCAGAAAGATGTCATCGGCATCGAGGTCGCCGAACAGGCCACTGGCGGCATCCAGAGCCGCTTCCGACAGATTCACCGGGGCCGGATCGGGGGCGCCACTCGGCGAACCGAAGCTGCCGCCCAGCACCGCAACGGCAGAACAGAGAGAGGATGGGCCGCTGGCGAGGAAGCTCACGGAATCGGTCGGACGGTGCCGCGACCCTAGAACTGGGTCTGATCAGGCTGCGGCGGCCAGGGGATTGAGCCGGGCGAGCACCCCGCTGGCCAGCTTGCGGGCTGAGAAGGTGCGGCGCATCAGACCCAGCAGGGCCCGCAGATCTTCGGTGTGGAGCCGGTCGTTCCGCACCAGGGTGAGCAGCAGACGCTGACGCAGGCTGCTGCCGCCAGGGCCAAGCAGGAGCCGCAGGCCATCGGTGGCCACCGGCAGCAGATCCGGACTGGTCTGGTCGCCTTCCACCACCTGCAGCAGATTTTCGAGCCGCTCGATGCGCAGGCGGCCATCGCGGTCGAAGATCACCTCCAGCAGCTTCTCGCGCATCTCGGCGGTGTCCCCCGCCAGCAGGCGCCGAGCAACATAGGGATAGGCGACCCGGATGATCTTGAAGCTGGGATCCAGCCGCAGCGCCAGCCCTTCCTGGCTCACCACGGCACGGATGATCAGGGCGAAGCGGGCCGGCACGCGGAAGGGGTAGTCGAACATCAGCTCCGAGAAGCGATCCGTGATCGCCTTGAAGTTGAAGCTGCCCACATTTTCGCCAAGCGCCCCGCCCAGCACCTCCTCCAGTGCCGGCAGGATCGGGGTCAGGTCGGCATTGGGATTGAGGAAGCCGAGATCGATGAAGTCCTGGGCCAGGGCGGCGAAGTCACGGTTGATCAGGTGCACCACCGCACCGGTGAGGGTGAGGCGATCGGCATTACTGATCGAGTCCATCATGCCGAAATCCACATAGGCCATATGGCCCATGGCTCCGGTCTTGCCAGGCAGCGCAAACAGATTGCCCGGATGGGGATCGGCGTGGAAATAGCCGAACTCGAGCAGTTGCTGCAGGCCGGAAATCACGCCGGTGCGGATCAGGGCGGCGGGATCGAGATGGCGCGCCTCCAGCTCCTGCCGGTTCTGAAGCTTCACCCCATTGATCCACTGGGTCGTGAGCACATGACGGCTGGAGAGCTGCCGGTACACCCGCGGAACGATCACCTCCGGGTGGTCAGCGAACAGAGCAGCGAATCGCTCGGCATTATCAGCCTCGCAGTGGTAGTCGATCTCTTCAAACAGGGTGCGGCCGAATTCATCGATGATCTCAGCCAATCCGAAACCGAGGTTGAGCGGCAGGATCGGGGCTGCCGCCACGCCAAGCAGTCGGATGATCGCCAGATCGCGGCGCAGGATGTAAGGAAGGTTGGGTCGCTGCACCTTCACAGCCACCCAGTGGCCATCGGCCAGCCGGGCCCTGTACACCTGGCCGAGGCTGGCCGCGGCCATGGGGTAATGGGGGAACTCCTCGAACAGCTGTTCCACCGGAGCGCCCAGCTCGGCCTCGATCAGCGCCAGGGCGGTCTCGTGATCGAAGGGGGGAAGGTTGTCCTGCAGCTGGGTGAGCTGCTCCAGCCAGTCGCGCCGCACCAGGTCGGGACGGGTGGAGAGCGCCTGGCCCACCTTGATGAAGCAGGGGCCCAGGTTGGTGAGGGTGGTGAGAATGCGCCGGGCCAGACGCTGCTGCACAGCCCGATCGCGGCTGTTGCCCTGCACGACCAGCACCAGGGCCAGGCCGCCCAGCTGGCTCAGCACCACCACCAGCCGGGCGATCAGCAGCCAGGGGCGACGCAGCAGCCAGCGGCGGTCAGCGCTGGCGTCGTAAGAGGGCACCAGCTCCTCGACGGGAGCCTGGGTCTGGGCAAAGGACGCAGTGATGGCGGTGGCTCCTGGGTCTTGGCCCTTGGGAAGAGGAAACTCTAGGAATGTCTGCCCAGGGACCTGCGATCCAGTGACCCTGCTTCCCGACCTGCCCTGGTTCCGACCGCAGTCCAGTCCGGCGGCACCGCTGCTGGCGGCCCTGCGGGCGGGTCGCGGCGAACTGGCCTTGCATCTGCCGGCCCATGGCCGCGGCCGGGGCCTGGCTCCGGAGCTGCGCCAGTTGCTGCGCCAGCCGCCCGGCTGCTGGGATCTGCCCGAATTGCCCCGCTTCGGCGGACCACTGGAGGCCACAGGGGCGGTGGCTGAGGCGCAGGCCCTCGCCGCTGAGCTGCTCGGGGCGCAGCGCTGCTGGTTCGGGGTCAACGGGGCCAGCGGCCTGCTGCAGGCGGCCCTGCTGGCCCTCGGCCAGCCCGGCGATCGGGTGCTGCTGCCCCGCAACCTGCACCGCAGCCTGCTGCATGGCTGCGTGCTGGGCGGACTCGAACCCCTGCTCTACGAGGTGCCCTTCGATCCGGCCACCGGCCTGTGGCATCCACCAACACCGGAGCTGCTGGAGCGGCTGCTGCAGGCCGCCTCTGCTCCGGGCTTGCCGGGAACCCAGGCCCGGCTGCCAGGTAGCCGGATCGCGGCACTGGTGCTGGTCAGCCCCACCTATCACGGGTTTCGGGCCGATCTGCCGCCGCTGCTGGCCCAGGCCCACGCCGCGGGGCTGCCGGTGCTGGTGGATGGCGCCCATGGCTGGGGTGAGGCCCTGGCTGCCGGGGCCGATCTGGAGGTGCTCTCCCTGCAGAAGAGCGGCGGGGGCCTTGCCCAGAGCGCTGCGCTGCTGAGCCGGGGCGAGCGGGTCGCGGTGGCGGCGATCGAGCGGGCCCTGCTCTGGCTGCAGACCTCCAGCCCCAGTGCCCTGCTGCTCACCTCCGCGGCCGCAGCGCTGGGCCACCGGAGCAGCCGGGCGGGCCAGCGTCAGCATCAGCGGGCTCTGGCGCTGGCCGCACGGCTGCAGCAGGCCCTGCGGCAGAGGCAACTGCCGCTGGTGGAGACGGAGGATCCCCTGCGACTCGTGCTCAACACCGCCGCCCTGGGGATCAACGGTCTCGAGGCCGATGACTGGCTGATGGAGCGCGGCGTGGTGGCCGAACTGCCGGAACCCGGCACGCTCACCTTCTGCCTCGGCACCTGCCCGCCGGCTGGCCTGCGCCGGCTGCCGCAGCACCTGGCCGCCCTGCGCACGGCGCTCGGCGCCGATCCTGCCCCACCCTTCGAGCCACCGCCGCTGCCGCCTCTGGCCTGCCTGGAGCTTCCCCTGGCCGCGGCCTGGAGATCCCCCCGCGAGTTCGTGCCGCTGGAGCGGGCCTGCGGACGCATCGCCGCCGAGCCGCTCTGCCCCTATCCACCCGGCATTCCACTGCTGATCCCCGGAGAACGGATCGACGCCAGCCGCGCCAGCTGGTTGCAGAGGCAGCGGCGGCTCTGGCCCGGCCAGATCGCTGATACGGTGGCGGTTGTGGCCGGATGAGACGGCAGATGGCGGAACCCGGCCCCGATTCTCCGGGCTCGCACGCTGACCAGGACGGCAGCCGCTACCTCTGGGATTTCGTGACCCCGGGGCTGCCGGACAACGCCTTTGAAGATGCCCCGGGCTTCAGCCCCACCCCCCTGGAACTGCGGGTGATGCTGCTGGCACACCTGCGGCCGCGCGCCGATTCGCTGGTCTGGGACATCGGCGGCGGCACCGGTGCCCTGGCCCTGGAGATCGCCCGGCTGATGCCCGCCGGCGAAGTGCACACCCTGGAGCGGGATCCGGAGGCGATCGCCCTGCTGGAGCGCAACCGTCGCCGCTTCGGGATCCCCAACCTCCACATCCACCCCGGCCAGGCCCCCGCCGATCTCCACACCCTGCCGCCCCGTCCTGATCGGGTGGTGCTGGAGGTGGGGCGTCCCCTCGGTGAGGTGCTGCAGGCGGTGTGGCCATCACTCACCCCCAGCGGCCGGCTGGTGATCAGCACCACCAGCCTCGAGGGTCTGGTGGATGCCACCGACACCCTCACCCAGCTGCAGGCCCGCGACGTGCATGTGGTGCAGGCCACCGTGCACCGCATGCAGCGGCGCGGCAGCCAGGCGAAGCTGGCCGCGGCCGAGCCGCTGTTTCTGATCGCGGCCGAGCGCTGAAGGTCGGCCCCGACAATCGGCCGCCGCCCTCCTGCCTGTCCCTG
Coding sequences within it:
- a CDS encoding pseudouridine synthase, which translates into the protein MAAERLQKLIAAAGLGSRRRAEDWLRQGRVRVNGVVAELGERADPQLDRVELDGHRLGERLPARVLLLNKPVGVLCSCHDPHGRTTVMDLLPLAWRQGDGLHPVGRLDADSRGALLLSNDGSFTLRLTHPRYGHRKTYRVRVAGRPDAATLRRWQAGVQLDGRPSAPVGLRVLRQGRESCLLELEMREGRNRQIRRTGERLGHPVLDLQRTAIGDLTLGDLAEGQWRELDPQEWEALVASA
- a CDS encoding RpoD/SigA family RNA polymerase sigma factor, translated to MPSLSLVATAGSATGPHGDLVRSYLRDIGRVPLLTHEQEITLGRQVQELMALEELREELTLRCGGQPPSEEQLAVEASLTVALLKRRLANGRRAKERMVAANLRLVVSVAKKYTKRNMELLDLIQEGTIGLVRGVEKFDPTRGYKFSTYAYWWIRQGITRAIAEKSRTIRLPIHITETLNKLKKGQRELSQELGRTPTVTELAVFVELPEDEVKELLCRARQPVSLETKVGDSEDTELLDLLAGDGVLPEELVDGECLRGDLSSLLEQLPELQGRVLKMRFGIDGNEPMSLTLIAKTLGMSRDKTRNIERRALEGIRSRSELLQGYLVA
- a CDS encoding AarF/ABC1/UbiB kinase family protein, coding for MPSYDASADRRWLLRRPWLLIARLVVVLSQLGGLALVLVVQGNSRDRAVQQRLARRILTTLTNLGPCFIKVGQALSTRPDLVRRDWLEQLTQLQDNLPPFDHETALALIEAELGAPVEQLFEEFPHYPMAAASLGQVYRARLADGHWVAVKVQRPNLPYILRRDLAIIRLLGVAAAPILPLNLGFGLAEIIDEFGRTLFEEIDYHCEADNAERFAALFADHPEVIVPRVYRQLSSRHVLTTQWINGVKLQNRQELEARHLDPAALIRTGVISGLQQLLEFGYFHADPHPGNLFALPGKTGAMGHMAYVDFGMMDSISNADRLTLTGAVVHLINRDFAALAQDFIDLGFLNPNADLTPILPALEEVLGGALGENVGSFNFKAITDRFSELMFDYPFRVPARFALIIRAVVSQEGLALRLDPSFKIIRVAYPYVARRLLAGDTAEMREKLLEVIFDRDGRLRIERLENLLQVVEGDQTSPDLLPVATDGLRLLLGPGGSSLRQRLLLTLVRNDRLHTEDLRALLGLMRRTFSARKLASGVLARLNPLAAAA
- a CDS encoding lysine decarboxylase, with translation MTLLPDLPWFRPQSSPAAPLLAALRAGRGELALHLPAHGRGRGLAPELRQLLRQPPGCWDLPELPRFGGPLEATGAVAEAQALAAELLGAQRCWFGVNGASGLLQAALLALGQPGDRVLLPRNLHRSLLHGCVLGGLEPLLYEVPFDPATGLWHPPTPELLERLLQAASAPGLPGTQARLPGSRIAALVLVSPTYHGFRADLPPLLAQAHAAGLPVLVDGAHGWGEALAAGADLEVLSLQKSGGGLAQSAALLSRGERVAVAAIERALLWLQTSSPSALLLTSAAAALGHRSSRAGQRQHQRALALAARLQQALRQRQLPLVETEDPLRLVLNTAALGINGLEADDWLMERGVVAELPEPGTLTFCLGTCPPAGLRRLPQHLAALRTALGADPAPPFEPPPLPPLACLELPLAAAWRSPREFVPLERACGRIAAEPLCPYPPGIPLLIPGERIDASRASWLQRQRRLWPGQIADTVAVVAG
- the cbiT gene encoding precorrin-6Y C5,15-methyltransferase subunit CbiT, with the protein product MAEPGPDSPGSHADQDGSRYLWDFVTPGLPDNAFEDAPGFSPTPLELRVMLLAHLRPRADSLVWDIGGGTGALALEIARLMPAGEVHTLERDPEAIALLERNRRRFGIPNLHIHPGQAPADLHTLPPRPDRVVLEVGRPLGEVLQAVWPSLTPSGRLVISTTSLEGLVDATDTLTQLQARDVHVVQATVHRMQRRGSQAKLAAAEPLFLIAAER